A genomic region of Macaca thibetana thibetana isolate TM-01 chromosome 14, ASM2454274v1, whole genome shotgun sequence contains the following coding sequences:
- the LOC126935134 gene encoding olfactory receptor 51F1: MLQNQDTMEILSNSTSKFPTFLLTGIPGLESSHAWISIPFCCFYAIALSGNSMILFVITIQQSLHEPMYYFLSMLSATDLGLTVSTLSTTLGILWFDACEISLYSCIVQMFFLHVFTFMESGVLVAMAFDHYVAICDPLRYTTILTNSRIIQMGLPMITRATVLILPLLLLLKPLYFCRMNALSYSYCYHPDVIQLACSDIRANSICGLIDLILTTGMDTPCIVLSYILIIHSVFRIASPEEQHKVFSTCVSHVGAVAIFYLPMLGLSLVYRYGWSAPRVVRSVMANVYLLLPPVLNPIIYSVETRQIHKAVLSLLLPK; this comes from the coding sequence ATGCTGCAAAACCAGGACACCATGGAAATCCTAAGCAACTCAACATCTAAATTTCCAACCTTCTTGTTGACTGGCATTCCTGGCCTAGAGTCTTCCCACGCCTGGATCTCCAttcctttctgttgtttttatgcCATTGCCCTCTCTGGGAACAGCATGATCCTGTTTGTCATCACTATCCAGCAGAGTCTCCATGAACCCATGTATTATTTCCTCTCCATGCTATCAGCCACTGATCTGGGCTTGACTGTTTCTACATTGTCAACAACATTAGGTATCCTCTGGTTTGATGCATGTGAAATCAGTCTATATAGCTGCATTGTccaaatgttttttcttcatgtattcacTTTTATGGAATCTGGGGTGCTGGTGGCTATGGCCTTTGACCATTATGTGGCCATCTGTGATCCTCTGAGGTACACTACCATTCTCACTAACTCCAGAATCATTCAGATGGGTCTTCCGATGATTACACGTGCTACAGTACTAATACTACCACTACTTTTGCTCCTTAAGCCTCTCTATTTCTGTAGAATGAATGCCCTCTCCTACTCCTACTGTTACCATCCAGATGTGATTCAATTAGCGTGTTCAGACATTCGGGCAAACAGCATCTGTGGATTAATAGATCTCATCCTGACAACTGGAATGGATACGCCATGCATTGTCCTGTCATATATCTTAATTATTCACTCTGTCTTCAGAATTGCCTCTCCTGAAGAACAGCACAAGGTCTTCAGCACCTGTGTCTCCCACGTGGGAGCAGTTGCTATCTTCTACCTCCCCATGCTGGGCCTGTCCTTGGTGTATCGCTATGGTTGGTCAGCCCCCAGAGTGGTCCGTTCAGTGATGGCCAATGTATACCTGCTTTTACCCCCTGTGCTCAACCCCATCATCTACAGTGTAGAAACAAGACAGATCCACAAGGCCGTGCTCAGTCTGCTGCTTCCAAAATGA